Proteins from a genomic interval of Dermacentor variabilis isolate Ectoservices chromosome 8, ASM5094787v1, whole genome shotgun sequence:
- the LOC142590392 gene encoding manganese-dependent ADP-ribose/CDP-alcohol diphosphatase-like, producing MSNVAASSEKPLLTFGVLTDVQYADCDDKPAGYDPSLIRYYRNALNQVERAYAHWSRVPGLSLVLQLGDLIDYHNAGCGRGLDRVLATLANDGSLPTYHTLGNHELYNCTRRDLVRRYVCPRLLPNWTPPATDDPVFYYSFSPVPGVKLISLDCFEESVLGRDPSEPRWQQAAELLSRVHGTSDSQAWEWPDALVGLDKRFVDSNGALSEAQLQWLSAELTESDAAGDVVIVFGHLAISPASANADCLLWNYRDVMDLFEAHPCVALYLCGHTHRCGYATDARGTHYMALAGIIETEPESVAFSTVSVFSDRIEVVGSGREESRTLAIRSPQPAAEVDAEEELLAAPAVASPLAVRVAV from the exons ATGAG TAACGTTGCTGCATCAAGTGAGAAGCCTCTCCTGACCTTTGGCGTCTTGACTGACGTCCAGTATGCAGACTGCGATGACAAGCCAGCAGGCTATGATCCGTCGCTCATACGCTACTACAGGAATGCCCTGAACCAG GTGGAGCGCGCGTATGCCCACTGGAGCCGCGTGCCAGGCTTGAGCCTGGTGCTTCAGCTGGGCGACCTGATAGACTACCACAATGCGGGCTGCGGGCGTGGCTTGGACCGTGTCCTGGCCACCCTGGCCAACGACGGGTCGCTACCCACCTACCACACGCTGGGCAACCACGAGCTCTACAACTGCACCCGGCGCGACCTGGTGCGACGCTACGTTTGCCCACGCCTGCTGCCCAACTGGACGCCTCCGGCCACGGACGACCCGGTCTTTTACTACAG CTTCAGCCCCGTGCCAGGCGTGAAGCTCATTTCCCTGGACTGCTTTGAGGAGAGTGTACTGGGCCGGGATCCGTCGGAGCCGCGGTGGCAGCAGGCAGCGGAGCTGCTGAGCAGGGTGCATGGCACGTCGGACTCGCAGGCGTGGGAGTGGCCGGATGCACTGGTGGGACTGGACAAGAGGTTCGTCGACTCTAACGGAGCACTGAGCGAGGCACAATTGCAATGGCTCAGTGCGGAGTTGACGGAGTCGGACGCTGCAGGCGACGTGGTCATTGTCTTTG GCCATCTGGCCATCTCGCCCGCAAGCGCCAATGCCGACTGCCTCCTGTGGAACTACAGGGATGTGATGGACCTGTTTGAGGCGCACCCGTGCGTGGCGCTCTACCTGTGCGGGCACACCCACCGCTGTGGCTATGCCACAGACGCCCGCGGCACCCACTACATGGCGCTGGCGGGGATCATAGAGACCGAACCCGAAAGTGTAGCTTTCTCAACGGTGTCTGTCTTTTCTGACCGGATAGAAGTCGTTGGCTCTGGTCGTGAGGAAAGCCGAACCCTCGCGATCCGTTCCCCCCAACCTGCGGCTGAGGTCGATGCAGAGGAAGAACTTCTGGCTGCGCCTGCTGTTGCGTCTCCACTCGCTGTTCGTGTCGCGGTGTGA